From the genome of Fortiea contorta PCC 7126, one region includes:
- a CDS encoding transposase family protein: MSVLTHLLPDSSNLRLEDCLLDEIKTKIWLIVSAIRTVVNCPVCHQPTHKIHSRYERLLADLPWADYSITLQLR; the protein is encoded by the coding sequence GTGCTAACTCACCTATTACCAGATTCAAGCAATCTGAGACTTGAAGATTGCCTTCTTGACGAGATAAAAACGAAGATTTGGTTGATTGTTTCCGCAATTAGAACAGTAGTTAATTGTCCAGTGTGTCATCAACCAACTCACAAAATTCATAGTCGCTATGAACGCTTATTAGCAGACTTACCCTGGGCTGATTACAGCATTACCTTACAGTTACG